The DNA region CCGCCGGCAGGTCGAACGGCACCACGGCGCGCAGGAACTCGTCCGGCACCTGGCACAGGATGCCCGCGCCGTCGCCGGTGCCGGCGTCCGAACCGACGGCACCGCGGTGCTCGAGGTTGCGGAGGGCGCCGAGTGCAGCGTCGACGATGTCGTGGCCGGGCGTCCCGCGCAGCGTCGCGACCATCGCGAGACCGCAGGCGTCCTTCTCGTTCGCCGGGTCGTACATGCCGGTGGCGTCGGGGATCGCCGAGAACCGACGGTGCGGCGGCACGAGGGACTTCGGTGCCGAGGGCTGGAGTGGCTGGAGCGCCATGGGGGAACCGTCCTCACGAGGAAGTGGAACAGGGACAGCGGTGGCCCGGTGGTGCGTTCCGCCCAGACGGGCGGGACTGGTGCCCGTGCCCCGCTTGTGGCGGGGAGGAGTGCTCCTAGGCGCGGTCAGTGGGAGTCGTGACCGCTCCGGAGCCCTGGGCGACGAGGCGTTCGTCGTCGTCCTCGTGCTCCGAGAAGGTGTCGTCGGAGTCTACATCGGACTTCGGACGTGGCTCGCGACCGGGCAGGTACGGGCTCGGCTCCTTGCCGGTGTGCCGACGGGTCTGCACGATGAAGATGACGATCCCGAGCAGGATGGCCGCGAACGACATCCAGACGTTCGTGCGGATGCCTGCGAACGTCTCACTGGTGTCGACGCGGATCGACTCGAGGAAGGACCGGCCGACGCCGTACCAGATCAGGTACAGGGCGAGGACCTTGCCCCACTGGAGCGTGAACTTGCGGTCGAGCAGCAGGATGACGACGACGCCCAGGACGTTCCAGATGATCTCGTAGAGGAACGTCGGGTGGAACAGCGTGCCCTCGGGCAGGCCCTTCGGGAACGCGGCGTTCGTCGACTCGATCTGCAGGCCCCACGGCAGGCTGGTCGGCATGCCGAAGAGCTCGTGGTTGAAGTAGTTGCCGAGCCGGCCGAACGCCTGCGCGAGCAGCACGCCGGGCACCACCGCGTCGATGAACGACGTGAACCGCAGGCCGACCTGGCGGCAGCCGATCCAGGCACCGACGGACCCGAGGATCAGGGCGCCGAAGATGGCGAGCCCGCCCTCCCAGATGTACAGGAAGGACAGCGGGTCGATGCCGGGGCCGAAGTAGTCGGACACGTGCGTGAACACGTGGAAGAGCCGGCCGCCGATGATGCCGGCGGGCACCGCCCAGATCGCGATGTCGATGATGATCCAGCGCTCGACGCCGCGCGCGTTGAGGCGGCGGTTCGCGAGCAGGACCGCGGCGACGATCCCGAGCAGGATGCAGATCGCGTACGCGTGGATGCGGAAGTCGAGCGGCAGCGACCAACCGAACGCGTCGCGCAGCCAGGCGGTCAGGTCGAAGTACTGCCAGGCGGTGCTCGGGCTCGGGATGCTCAGGAGGGGCATGGAGGAACGGT from Curtobacterium sp. MCJR17_020 includes:
- the lgt gene encoding prolipoprotein diacylglyceryl transferase: MPLLSIPSPSTAWQYFDLTAWLRDAFGWSLPLDFRIHAYAICILLGIVAAVLLANRRLNARGVERWIIIDIAIWAVPAGIIGGRLFHVFTHVSDYFGPGIDPLSFLYIWEGGLAIFGALILGSVGAWIGCRQVGLRFTSFIDAVVPGVLLAQAFGRLGNYFNHELFGMPTSLPWGLQIESTNAAFPKGLPEGTLFHPTFLYEIIWNVLGVVVILLLDRKFTLQWGKVLALYLIWYGVGRSFLESIRVDTSETFAGIRTNVWMSFAAILLGIVIFIVQTRRHTGKEPSPYLPGREPRPKSDVDSDDTFSEHEDDDERLVAQGSGAVTTPTDRA